A genome region from Triticum aestivum cultivar Chinese Spring chromosome 2B, IWGSC CS RefSeq v2.1, whole genome shotgun sequence includes the following:
- the LOC123042254 gene encoding protein FLOWERINGUS T: MSRDPLIVGGIVGDIVDYFDASARLRVLYSNREITNGSELRPSQVANQPTVQITGRPGSLYTLVMVDPDVPSPSDPSQREYLHWLVTDIPERGDVSCGTEVVPYERPQPTAGIHRVAFVVFRQAARQAIYAPGWRSNFVTRDIAECYSLGAPVAAAYFNCQREGSCGGRRYR; this comes from the exons ATGTCGAGGGATCCGCTGATCGTCGGGGGGATCGTCGGCGACATCGTCGACTACTTCGACGCGTCGGCGCGGCTGAGGGTGCTGTACAGCAACCGCGAGATCACCAATGGGTCCGAGCTGAGGCCGTCGCAGGTGGCGAACCAGCCGACGGTGCAGATCACAGGGCGACCCGGATCGCTCTACACGCTG GTGATGGTTGACCCTGATGTACCTAGCCCAAGCGACCCTTCCCAACGGGAGTACCTCCACTG GTTGGTCACAGACATACCAGAACGAGGTGACGTGAGCTGTG GAACTGAGGTGGTGCCGTACGAGAGACCGCAGCCGACGGCGGGGATCCACCGTGTGGCGTTCGTGGTGTTCCGGCAGGCGGCGCGGCAGGCGATCTACGCACCAGGCTGGCGCTCCAACTTCGTCACCAGGGACATTGCGGAGTGCTACAGCCTCGGCGCTCCGGTCGCCGCAGCCTATTTCAACTGCCAGAGGGAGGGcagctgcggcggccggaggtACCGGTGA